The genomic window agaaaaacgcaaaaaaaatttttgttttggaatttgatgcaactcggtggatggggtaattttgatccaaaaagtataaaaatccggttaatttaatgattggaagcatagtttgtgagatatcccaatatatttggatcgattttagtccgtatctcaaaaactatttgaccagtcgtcaaatgcacccgattttcgcactttttgggtcaaaattaccttatatactgagttttatcgaaattggagataaaaaaaatttttcgattttttgcaatttttttaaggggtacccctttgaaaaaatcgagaaaatcggaaaaaaaatttttgttttagaatttgatgaaacttggtggatggggttattttgatccaaaaagtataaaaatccgattaatttaacgattggaagcatagtttctgagatatcccaatatttggatcgattttagtccgtatctcaaaaactattagaccagtcgtcaaatgcacctgatttttgtaatttttgggtcaaaattaccttataaactaatttttatcgaaattggagaccaaaaaattttttcgattttttgcaattttttttaaagggtacccctttgaaaaaatcgaaaaaaacgcaaaaaaatttttgttttggaatttgatgaaactcggtgaatgtcagcgagtatcatgggcaaaacttcattttcaaaaaaaataaaatccataaaattgtgaacaaaagggtggaTAACGTGATAACGAAGTCTAAAGgagcccagcaaagcgggcaggTAGCTGCTAGTATTTAATAATGAAGAAAGGAGAAGTTTCTTTCTCGCTATGCATCCAATCttttaatgcaaatatatattgttGATAATCAATTTTCCGTGTTACCTTGGTTTCCATATAATAAATTCCTATACACGTCAAAATATAGGGTAACAGACCATTTCGCTATTAACATAGTGGTTCACTCTTCAACAATTAAcagtgaaattaaatttaaaagttaaaaacaaactttaaaaatgtcTACCACAAAAGTAGGAGTGCGAAAATATATGAAACATCGTCCGAATGACTATCTTTACGGTAAGTAGACactttcaaatgtaaataattcagagaaaaacttatataaaaattaatttacggaTTTTAGACCCGGTGTATACGGTTTCAAGCCGTcgtgattttgaaaaaactgcaattaaaaatataattaattgtatggAAGCGGTAAGAGTTGcatatatacttaaaatattatcataaagtTTAGCCCAAAAATCATGAATAGCAGAAAAAGTGTGGATTGAAACTTTCCACTATCGAGTCGAAAAGTTCTTTGAGAATTTATCCCTAAATAAGATAATATAGGGTTAAGtagcaaaatttaaataaaataaaaaagttatagaaaaaggGGATCTCAAATAGGTCCCTAGTAATTCGACAAAGATATCCTCTGTGCCCTCCTTGTGAACAACCTGTTGTTCGAATGCGAAACGTTCTTGGATAAGAGGtgcaaaaatagcaataatctGTCTAAAGTGTACGGTTACTGAGATGTAGatcaaaacggttttccttaaaatggattTATTTTGGCCCTCTTTTTTGCATTCAGTACATGATATTGATTTTGTACTTGCTTTGCTTTTACTTTTGCCTTGATTGGGCCTTGATTTTGGACGCTCAGAAGAAACGAAATTTTGGACTGTTAATTTTCATTGCTTTTGTCGtgtaattttcatcatttttaatgtTCAAGGTTTTTGGGTCGTTATTCGATTATTATCCCCATCAGGACAATAAAAATAACCTCTAGTATGTGTATCAtctagtataattttttaattatacaaacatAATTACTTTTAGAGAGTACGTCcacattttttatcaatgttCAGTGAACTAATTCAATATCCAAATGCAGATTTAGCACTGATAAAAGGTAGTGATCATATTCCGTGTTTTATGGAACAAAAATGGGATGAAAGTAAACGAtccaaatttgaatataaaaaaaatgaaatagatatTCGTGGAAAATCCATGACGTTATTTTTAGCTCGgtaataaattttctcatttaatttatgcatttttttgattaaaaataattttgtataatttttaaagtccaGCACCGTTAACGAAATCTTTCCCAGAAAATTATCAATATGTGTCAGTACCTGCCGTGAAAGCAAAATCAAAAAGGATTGCAAAAGAACCTGAAAATGTTTCATTAACTATTCATAAAGAAGAATCTGAACATGATACTCTTAAAATAGAATTgcctaaattaaaaatgaaagctACACAAACTCTTTATCGAGAATCATCTGCACAAACTTCCCCATGGCAGCCACCatataaaataatgcaaacaaatGAAGAGGGTCAGCTTCCAGAACTATTGACTTTAGGGGCATTGGCTTGGGGTAAGTTATATctatgaattaattgtttaaaataaaatattttcaaaatgtatattGATGCTGCCTTACTAGATGTTTTATAgaattacttttgttttttgatttttgaagatGTTGGATTACCAGCTGGAGTTTACGAATGTAAAATGATTGAACGAGCTCGTATGAGACGTGCATGGGAAAGGAGTCTCATCCCAGTTAAAGATAAAGAAGCTTTAGATAAGCTAGTTGACGCATTGGAGAAAATCGAGCGTTCTGAATGGGCATTTCGTgaaaaagtatgtatttatgaagaaatttttactcTGAGTACAATTATTTCAACTtgggaaaaaacaaaattatggacGGCttcatttttgagataaaattacTCAAAGTTAGTTAAATCTATTATATAACAGAGTCAATTACATTTAGAGTAGTGTAAGTGAGATATCCGTTCTATACAGAATCAtagatgtttattatcatgctatAAGCATACAGAATACTTGATTTTTGTACAGTAgagttaaaagcatgttaaaagtAAAAGTTCTGTTGAAgtaataaacaacatttttacaatattgtatggAGATAACAGCCTTagttatcaaaatttgttaattcaGATTTTGTgatctaataattattaacacttTCAGGAATTAAATAGAATAAGCCGTGTACGAATGGATTTAATGATACAAGCTTTGGAAACGACTTGCACAAAACTTTCTGAACGatcaatgataaaaataaaaaactattggacATGGAAACAAaatgagaaaatgaaaaaattgtgtcaattaaaattaaaaagcacTCGAGGTAAGCTTGCCAGGTCCGTAACTAGGGCGTGGCAAAGGAGGCACCCACCACCGGCGCATTAGGAAAAGAGGTGCAAAacaaaacgtatgttttatacgctaaaaaaatgttagaaaagaatcatgtaaaaggcgctcattaatttacataaagtcataaagttaaaaaatttgatgtgctTAATAAAGttcttatgtgcttaattccgggaccagggctccacattcatgaaatctattagagctagattaattttaatcacaaatatgaaaagaatggcccaaatttagtaagattacatacttcgtttatcaaaattggataaaatttggatgtgatagagcaaaattaaattttttggatcctgatgacgtcataaagttaaaaaattcgatttttttgataacacaggcaaatttgatccgatcttattggaattttttttgaaatccactaattttgggccgttcttttcagctgtgatgtcaatttttcgctagctatcacctTTGGCTTatttccgggaccaggactccacattcttgaaaactattagagctaggttaattttgatcacaaatatgaaaagtatgacccaaatttagtaggattacatacttcgtttgtcaaaattggataaaatttggatgtgatagagcaaaataaaattttttggattttgatgacgtcataaagttcaaaaattcgattttgttgataacacaggcaaatttgatccgatcttattggaattttttttgaaacccacttattttgggccattcttttcagctgtgatatcaatttttcgctagctatcacctttgtgcttaattccgggaccaggactccacattcatgaaatctattagagctaggttaattttgatcacaaatatgaaaagtatgacccaaatttagtaggattacatatttcgtttatcaaaattggataaaatttggatgtgatagagcaaaattaaattttttggattttgatgacgtcataaagttcaaaaattcgattttgttgataacacaggcaaatttgatccgatcatattggaattttttttgaaacccacttattttgggccattcttttcagctgtgatatcaatttttcgctagctatcacctttgtgcttaattccgggaccaggactccacattcatgaaatctattagagctaggttaattttgatcacaaatatgaaaagtatgacccaaatttagtaggattacatacttcgtttgtcaaaattggataaaatttggatgtgatagagcaaaataaaattttttggattttgatgacgtcataaagttcaaaaattcgattttgttgataacacaggcaaatttgatccgatcttattggaattttttttgaaacccacttattttgggccattcttttcagctgtgatatcaatttttcgctagctatcacctttgtgcttaattccgggaccaggactccacattcatgaaatctattagagctaggttaattttgatcacaaatatgaaaagtatgacccaaatttagtaggattacatatttcgtttatcaaaattggataaaatttggatgtgatagagcaaaattaaattttttggattttgatgacgtcataaagttcaaaaattcgattttgttgataacacaggcaaatttgatccgatcttattggaatttcttttgaaacccactaattttgggccattcttttttcctaaattacctaatctatcatttgaataaatttaaaaagtttttcaattaaatgtacaGACCTTTTAAGGTAAAATGGCACAATTATGGCATCTCTCCCCCATTTTgcctttactcttatgttaaatactatcagtatacgaatttCAAAATCATTAGAGCCGATCCCatatatatataaggcgcaacttaaatacttgccaccggcgctatgtaccctcgttacAGCCTTGAAGCTTACACAAGCCATACTGGTTTTACCAAATAAAACCTAAGTAgcaatattgtatatttatttatttatttgtttgtaaatagaATTGCGAAAATTAGAAATGaagcataaaaaattatccacCAAATATAAATCAAGAAGCATTGTGGATGAGTATTTGTCCTACAGTTCAGAATTATATGCACCATTAGACAGACATGGAGAAGATCCAAAACAATCACACTTCTGTTGTTGTAGTGATGAATTTGTCCCAGAATTTAAAAGTAAGCTCTCAaattaacaaagaaaaaaatatcgacGTAATAAGTTAtatctaaaaattgtattatttaaaaaaaatttctttgttagaTATTGAAAAGTTAGACGTCGTTCCATCAtggttaaataattatgaaaagcATGATCCAGAAAATTTATGgcgaaaaaaagataaaaaacgcAAAATATGTGTACGTGCAACAAAATGGACAGTagaaaatttgggaaaattgCAACAAATGATGACAGGTTGAAATAAACTCTTGAATAAAGTtcttaaaactattatattattgaattaattaaatcttttttgaaGATGCACGTTTAAGACCCAAAAAACGTTATTCATCAGCtacttcaaaattattacaatatatcGAACAGAAAAAGACACCACCTCCAACACCAACAACTGAGAGTATTCCTGACAGTGACGAAGCCATTTATCAAGctacattatttttacaaaaagttattCAAGGACGAGCAGTTCAATCGATTGTGagtacttatatttaaaaaaatacaccatACGTATTCGAAAGCTCAAATCGTAACTGTATTTTacgaaagaaaattaaatttaccatATGTAATCCTGaagattttttaatgaaaatataattctaaacGTTTTTCCTTACACTTATAAATACattgaaaatctttttaataaataaactattttacgTAGATTTATGAAGGTAGAGACCGAAATCATGAATTGATTGAAGAGATTAAAACAACGCATGCACTTTTAGACGCTGatatgaatatgaaaaatttggaACGTGTTAATATTTTAGTACAACAACGTGCTAGAAAAATTCAAACCCGAagcgtatatatttattttacaaattttttgattttatctcTAAGAAATTACATAGTATTTTCAGAAATAACATAAGATTAATCGTTTTTATAGTTACAAAAAATAGATGAAGTAATCCAAACCTTAGAAGGTAATACAGTTGGCTCCATGTTAGATTATTTGAATAAGGAACTGCTACGATTGCAAGATGAACGTAAAGCTCATGCTTTTGCATTGCTCGCACAACGTGAACGTTGGAAACGCGAAGCAGCTGAAGGTGGGCGAAGGCAAAAGGAAGAAAGGCGCAGGCGAGAGCATGATGAAATGTTTAAGCAGGTTATTTCACTTAGCAGGGAAACAAGTCTTAATGTACCATAATTCagttattaagttaattatgttttatatttgtacCTTAGATTGTTAAAATTCATCAAGAAACCGTTGACTTATATTTGGAAGATATTATAATGAAAGGATTAGACAACCAAGCAGAGGCAGATGCTAAAGCGTATATTAAAGAAGTTGCGGACATGATTGATAAAGCTACTGAATGTGCAGTAAAGTGAGTGTAGTAAATAAATCTGTTCACAGTACAAATCTATTAGCTAATTTTTCCTTCTTTAAAAGCAGGAAAGTATTTTATTTCCGAAgttacacaaatttaaataattcttccCTTTCTAATTATAgagtaaatcgaaattttgaaatgagatccattaaattttctaacacTAAAACCAATAATTATGGATTTTAGGGATAGTGATTATTTACAACAGGAGGAAATAGCTGCagatttaatacataattttgtaatacCCGAAGTGGAAAAACAAATGGTACGAGAAAACTTacgaaaaaaacaagaaa from Chrysoperla carnea chromosome 2, inChrCarn1.1, whole genome shotgun sequence includes these protein-coding regions:
- the LOC123291585 gene encoding cilia- and flagella-associated protein 91-like gives rise to the protein MSTTKVGVRKYMKHRPNDYLYDPVYTVSSRRDFEKTAIKNIINCMEARVRPHFLSMFSELIQYPNADLALIKGSDHIPCFMEQKWDESKRSKFEYKKNEIDIRGKSMTLFLARPAPLTKSFPENYQYVSVPAVKAKSKRIAKEPENVSLTIHKEESEHDTLKIELPKLKMKATQTLYRESSAQTSPWQPPYKIMQTNEEGQLPELLTLGALAWDVGLPAGVYECKMIERARMRRAWERSLIPVKDKEALDKLVDALEKIERSEWAFREKELNRISRVRMDLMIQALETTCTKLSERSMIKIKNYWTWKQNEKMKKLCQLKLKSTRELRKLEMKHKKLSTKYKSRSIVDEYLSYSSELYAPLDRHGEDPKQSHFCCCSDEFVPEFKNIEKLDVVPSWLNNYEKHDPENLWRKKDKKRKICVRATKWTVENLGKLQQMMTDARLRPKKRYSSATSKLLQYIEQKKTPPPTPTTESIPDSDEAIYQATLFLQKVIQGRAVQSILQKIDEVIQTLEGNTVGSMLDYLNKELLRLQDERKAHAFALLAQRERWKREAAEGGRRQKEERRRREHDEMFKQIVKIHQETVDLYLEDIIMKGLDNQAEADAKAYIKEVADMIDKATECAVKDSDYLQQEEIAADLIHNFVIPEVEKQMVRENLRKKQEKYLLAAHETIYSEISTVANTKQEQLEQEHQQELKRQQELQEQHTREMIAIQEEVVNNIIKSFDEALTQAEHNYDEVEESFHISLEDESEENESVEVSLIEDEIGENGSI